The Clostridioides sp. ES-S-0010-02 genome window below encodes:
- a CDS encoding sugar ABC transporter substrate-binding protein, which yields MRKLMKHLALLLSLVMIFSLVGCSNDSGKGKDGEKKIAVLLPGSTGYFVATKQGIDAKSKELGVNVEYADAQWDASKQLSQAEDFMAKGVDMIALCGVDSAVSERIVKAANDSEVPIIAFTNSIGSNSTGEFKGLVTYIGQNEEETGALTGKIAKNLLGEAGGKAVLIEGVPGTTPQVLRKKGLEKELKDSNIQIVYNQTSNWEKEQALKVTEDLIQKKTDFNVIICQDDNSATGAGQALKDAGLKDKVKVIGLGGSKDGLKAVTDGLIDGTTYMSAIEEGALVIEKASNFLKGEKVEPVTQIKQVEVNKDNISEFKGEW from the coding sequence ATGAGAAAATTAATGAAACATTTAGCATTGTTACTATCACTTGTTATGATATTCAGTTTAGTTGGATGCTCAAATGATAGTGGAAAAGGAAAAGATGGAGAAAAAAAGATAGCAGTATTGTTGCCAGGTTCAACAGGTTATTTTGTAGCAACTAAACAAGGTATAGATGCAAAATCTAAAGAATTAGGTGTAAATGTAGAATATGCAGATGCTCAATGGGATGCTAGTAAACAATTATCACAAGCTGAAGATTTTATGGCTAAAGGAGTAGATATGATTGCATTATGTGGAGTTGATTCTGCTGTAAGCGAGAGAATAGTTAAGGCTGCTAATGATTCAGAAGTTCCTATAATAGCATTTACAAATTCTATAGGAAGTAACTCAACTGGAGAATTTAAAGGCTTAGTTACCTATATAGGGCAAAATGAGGAAGAAACAGGAGCATTAACAGGTAAAATTGCTAAAAACTTATTAGGAGAAGCTGGTGGAAAAGCTGTATTAATAGAAGGTGTTCCAGGAACTACTCCACAAGTATTAAGAAAAAAAGGTCTTGAAAAAGAGTTAAAAGATAGTAACATACAAATAGTTTATAACCAAACTTCAAATTGGGAGAAAGAGCAAGCCTTAAAGGTAACAGAAGATTTAATTCAAAAGAAAACTGATTTTAATGTTATAATATGTCAAGATGATAACTCTGCTACAGGAGCAGGACAAGCTTTAAAAGATGCTGGTCTTAAAGATAAAGTTAAAGTTATAGGTTTAGGTGGAAGTAAAGACGGATTAAAAGCTGTAACTGATGGGTTAATAGATGGTACAACTTATATGTCTGCTATTGAAGAAGGTGCATTAGTTATAGAAAAGGCATCTAATTTCCTTAAAGGCGAAAAAGTTGAACCTGTTACACAAATTAAACAAGTTGAAGTCAACAAGGATAATATTTCAGAATTTAAGGGTGAATGGTAA
- a CDS encoding ABC transporter permease: MKKAFEKLNLRDYGVLLGFLALCIAISVATPSFLGKQNILNLLRQSSIIGIISAGMTFVIISGNFDISVGAVAALAGAITMKFATGGTNLFVSMLLGIAICAVIGLINGIVVAKINVPSLIATMAMVTIVRGLLLMLTGGYPITENIPILDYIGNGYLFNIPIPVVIFFIVVLVAFIVLNKTKFGRYVYSVGGNQEASKLNGINVDSHKIKVFIINAVLAGIAGIVLTGRLGTATAIAGEGYDMDAIASVVIGGTSVAGGSGSVLKTVIGVLLMSVINNSFNLLGIDVYFQYIFKGLIILAAVGFDSYSKKKLASR, translated from the coding sequence ATGAAAAAAGCTTTTGAGAAATTGAATTTAAGAGATTATGGAGTATTACTAGGTTTTTTGGCTTTATGTATAGCGATAAGTGTTGCAACTCCATCATTTTTAGGTAAACAAAATATACTTAATCTTTTGCGACAATCTTCTATAATTGGAATAATTTCGGCAGGTATGACTTTTGTTATAATATCTGGAAACTTTGATATATCAGTTGGGGCAGTAGCAGCTCTTGCAGGTGCTATAACGATGAAATTTGCGACTGGTGGAACCAATTTATTTGTATCTATGCTTTTAGGTATAGCAATTTGTGCAGTAATAGGACTAATAAATGGGATAGTAGTTGCAAAGATAAATGTACCATCGCTAATAGCTACTATGGCTATGGTTACTATTGTAAGAGGATTGCTTTTGATGCTTACAGGAGGATATCCAATTACTGAAAATATACCAATACTCGATTATATTGGAAATGGATATTTATTTAATATACCAATACCAGTAGTAATTTTCTTTATAGTAGTACTAGTTGCATTTATTGTACTAAATAAAACTAAGTTTGGTAGATATGTTTATTCTGTAGGAGGTAATCAAGAAGCAAGTAAACTCAATGGTATAAATGTGGATTCCCATAAAATAAAAGTATTTATTATTAATGCTGTACTTGCAGGAATAGCTGGGATTGTACTAACTGGAAGACTTGGAACGGCAACTGCGATTGCAGGTGAAGGCTATGATATGGATGCTATTGCATCTGTTGTAATCGGAGGGACATCAGTAGCAGGAGGCTCTGGCTCTGTACTTAAAACTGTTATAGGTGTGTTACTTATGAGTGTTATAAACAACAGTTTTAATCTTCTTGGAATAGATGTATATTTCCAATACATATTTAAAGGTTTAATAATTTTAGCAGCAGTTGGATTTGATTCTTATAGCAAGAAAAAGCTTGCTTCAAGATAA
- a CDS encoding sugar ABC transporter ATP-binding protein → MSKILKMQQIYKSFGKVDVLNGIDFELEKGEVRALLGANGAGKSTLIKILGGVHSQTKGKVILAGNEIMFKNPHHSKENGISIIYQELSLIPTLTVIENIFLGRETLKGIVFLNKKDMLEEYMKICEDFDFNIDPHVVVSNLSVANQQMVEIMKAVSCNSEIIIMDEPTTSLTNNEKEGLFKIINRLKSKGKTIVYISHILEEVFKICDSASIMKNGTMIGTYDVKDLTKLKITQLMTGNDNHKLIEKKDYTFAKYEEAPVLDVKNVSWSNKIKNVSFKVYRGEVVGLAGLVGSRRTEIINLIFGIDNKDSGDIFINGKNVDITSPKVAIKNKIGLIPEDRKNLGLILEQAIYTNSASVQIDKFKKFLFIDKNREIEFSKKGVKELGIKVSDVKQEVKELSGGNQQKVVVSKWLDKDLDLIIYDEPTKGIDIAAKEDIFNTIKEFSSKGIGVIFISSDLEEVIRVSDRILVTREGSIVDDLKNENIKVQDIMNSIFNV, encoded by the coding sequence GTGAGTAAGATACTAAAAATGCAACAAATATACAAAAGTTTTGGAAAGGTAGACGTTTTAAATGGTATAGATTTTGAACTAGAAAAAGGAGAAGTAAGAGCCCTTTTAGGAGCTAATGGAGCAGGAAAATCTACACTTATTAAGATTCTAGGAGGAGTCCATTCTCAAACTAAAGGTAAAGTGATTTTAGCTGGCAATGAAATAATGTTTAAAAACCCACATCATTCTAAAGAAAATGGTATTAGTATAATTTATCAAGAATTAAGTTTAATACCAACTCTTACAGTTATTGAAAATATTTTTTTAGGTAGAGAGACTTTAAAAGGAATTGTGTTTTTAAATAAGAAAGATATGCTAGAAGAATACATGAAAATTTGTGAAGATTTTGACTTTAATATAGACCCACATGTAGTAGTGTCTAATTTGAGTGTAGCAAATCAACAAATGGTTGAGATAATGAAAGCAGTTTCATGTAATTCTGAAATCATCATAATGGATGAACCTACAACATCACTTACTAATAATGAAAAAGAAGGATTATTTAAAATAATAAACAGATTGAAATCTAAAGGTAAGACTATAGTTTACATTTCTCATATACTAGAGGAAGTTTTTAAAATATGTGATAGTGCAAGTATAATGAAAAATGGAACTATGATTGGAACTTATGATGTAAAAGATTTAACTAAATTAAAAATAACTCAACTTATGACAGGAAATGATAATCACAAACTTATTGAGAAGAAGGATTATACATTTGCAAAATATGAAGAAGCTCCTGTATTAGATGTTAAGAATGTAAGTTGGTCTAATAAAATAAAAAATGTTTCATTTAAAGTTTATAGAGGTGAAGTTGTAGGTCTTGCAGGTCTTGTGGGTTCAAGAAGAACTGAAATTATAAATTTAATATTTGGGATAGATAATAAAGATAGTGGAGATATATTTATTAATGGTAAAAATGTAGATATAACTTCTCCTAAAGTTGCTATAAAAAATAAAATAGGGTTAATCCCTGAAGATAGAAAAAATCTTGGGCTAATTTTGGAACAAGCTATATATACTAATTCGGCATCAGTACAAATTGATAAATTTAAGAAATTCTTGTTTATAGATAAAAATAGAGAAATTGAGTTTTCTAAAAAGGGTGTCAAGGAACTAGGAATAAAAGTTAGTGATGTAAAACAAGAAGTAAAAGAACTTAGTGGTGGAAATCAACAAAAAGTAGTAGTCTCTAAATGGTTAGACAAAGACTTAGATTTAATAATATATGACGAACCAACAAAGGGAATAGATATTGCTGCAAAAGAAGATATTTTTAATACAATAAAAGAATTTTCAAGTAAAGGGATAGGAGTAATCTTTATATCTTCTGATTTGGAAGAAGTAATAAGAGTAAGTGATAGAATTTTAGTGACAAGAGAAGGTTCTATTGTGGATGATTTAAAAAATGAGAATATAAAAGTTCAAGATATAATGAACAGTATATTTAATGTATAA